The DNA sequence taaaattaaattagactaatgggcctaaaatttggataagattctaatatggataacttgtaggttaagatataggattttgtatcgttataaattcaccatattcgtcttccttatttttaatattaaaattcgtagggcttttaggtacaaaaatcagcagtcttgtaaaattcatataaaattcatcgtaagtcagaattcgttgattctgaacttttcagaaaggtctttttgttctctacaactttcgtgttttgtATTTTTCAAGATAACATCATTTAGATGGTCAAAAAGGGTAAATTTAGATCTGGCcaggttttgaggtaagttttcgattgatcttgctagtgttttcaaaattatcaaaatatgggctaagtgatgatatttttgaaaatattataTGTTACAAGTGTAAGTATTGTTGTATCTCTGTGATGTCTAGATGATAATTCAGAATCTCTGATTTGTGTAATGGTTTGTGAAAaaatcgaataagaacttaggaccgcagtcaccggtTTATAGTGACAGTTTtgtgaaaatttaggaccgttatcaccgagttgtagtggtcgtggcatgaattattggttttgaattattgttgtttatatgttatgtgtattgtgtttatagaataagaataagaataagatgccagctactggcaaagtgtggccgtagatcaagactgtgatatttataagaattatcgtttcgttctgttttactTTGTTCtaatctgttataaaatctgctatgttctgttttaaattctgaattttaaaatataaaactttgggttgactttattttagaaaatattttacaaaattattattgttttgagaaaagtcgttttattaaaaatacccattatttttcaggtaaatagttagtcaatttgtacttgctgggcTTTGTAACTCACCCCTTTCAATTTCAGATTTCATCAtaagattcgagttggaaatcgttggagttcgaggacttggAATTGGGGCATATTAACTGTTGGACATCCGTTAGCTGCGTTTTTGTAATAGTCATCTTTGTAATATAATTTTTGATTAATAATTggattttgtattagttttgatttagagtTAATAGTCCAGAAGTGCGGgttgttacagttggtatcaagagcaggctgtctttcggagtgtattaggtatgagactaggacattccctaggattcgatcaTGTGGACCATAGTTAAGTTTGACCAATAGGAGATTAGGGGGAGTAGAAGtataggattgttgtgaatttggggaccaaattctttttaaggagagtagtatgtaatatcccgtgTTTTTTAAAATTAGATcaataattgaataatagaaaaaaaggagattaaaattagataaggactaagatttaaaattaaattagactaatgggcctaaaatttggatcagattctaatatggataacttgtaggttaagatatagggttttgtatgcagtcttgtaaaattcatataaaattcatcgtaagtcagaattcgtagattctggacttttcggaaaggtcttttcgttctctacaacttttgtGTTTTGAATTTTTCAAGATAACATCGTTAAATGGACAAAAAgggtaaattcagatctggtcaggttttgaggtaagttttcgatcgatcttgctagtgttttcaaaattgtgtgaTACATGTACATTTTattatcaaaatatgggctaactgatgatatttttgaaagtattatgtgttacaAGTATAAGTATTGTTGTATCTCTGTGATGTCTAGATGATAATTCAGAATCTCTGATTTGtgtcatggtttgtgaaaatatagaataagaacttaggaccgctgtcaccggattgtagtgacagttttgtgaaaatttaggacagttatcaccgggttgtagtggtcgtggcacGAATTATTGGTtctgaattattgttgtttatatgttatgtgtattgtgtctatagaataagaataagaataagatgtcagctactggcaaagtgtggccgtagatcaagactgtgatatttataagaattatcgtttcgttctgttttactCTGTTCtaatctgttataaaatctgttatgttctgttttaaattctgaattttaaaatataaaactttgggttggctttatttaaaaaatattttataaaattattattgttttgagaaaagtcattttattaaaaacacccattgttttcagttaaatagttagtcaatttgtacttgctgggctttgtagctcacccctttcAATTTCAGATTTCATCAtaagattcgagttggaaattgttggagttcgaggacttggAATTGGGGCATATTAACTGTTGGACATCCGTTAGCTGCATTTTTGTAATAGTCATCTTTGTAATATAATTTTTGATTAATAATtggattttttattaattttgatttagagttaatagtccggaagtgcgggttgttacagttggtatcaaaAGCAGACTgtctttcggagtgtattaggtatgagactagtacattccctaggattcgatcaTGTGGACCATAGTTAAGTTTGACCAATAGGAGATTAGGGGGAGTAGAAGtataggattgttgtgaatttggggaccaaattctttttaaggagggtagtatgtaatatcccgtattttttaaaattagatcaataattgaataatagaaaaaaggagattaaaattagataaggactaagatttaaaattaaattagactaatgggcctaaaatttggatcagattctaatatggataacttgtaggttaatatatagggttttgtatcgttataaatacaccatattcgtcttccttatttttaatattaaaattcgtagggcttttAGGCACAAAAATCAGaagtcttgtaaaattcatataaaattcatcataagtcagaattcgttgattctggacttttcggaaaggtcttttcgttctctacaactttcgtgtttttatttttcaAGATAACGTCGTTTAGATGGTCACAAAtggtaaattcagatctggtcaggttttgaggtaagttttcgatcgatctttctagtgttttcaaaattgtgtgatacatgtatatttgattatcaaaatatgggctaagtgatgatatttttgaaaatattatgTGTTACAAGTATATGTATTGTTGTATCTCTGTGATGTCTAGATGATAATTCAGAATCTCTGATTTGTGTaatggtttgtgaaaatatcgaataagaacttaggaccgcagtcaccggattgtagtgacagttttgtgaaaatttaggaccgttatcaccgggttgtagtggtcgtggcatgaattattggttttgaattattgttgtttatatgttatgtgtattgtgtgtatcgaataagaataagaacatgtatcgaaagtgtttgtttcgtatgtcgtatatcgtatcgtattttgttatatgtgttcatgttacttggacgactagttggatcgattggtccCTTGCTGGGTTGTATAGCTCATttttacaatttcaggtttcgcctaagagttcgagttagatagtattggagttcgaggatttaggtttggagtagattgacttttggacttccgcttTTAGATGAGCTTTCGTATTGTaacctttgtaatagaattttggattaataattgtattttgtattagtCTTTGATTTAGagttaatagtccggaagtgcgggctgttacagtaaatttataaatttgtgtttttttaaaatattaaaatcgATTATATGTGTTATTTTGATCTTGTGATTTTATGTATTTTATGATTTTTATGTATTttatgattttctaaaatataatttttaaaatcgattATATGTGTTATTTTGAAACAGGAGAACTGAGAATTGTATGTTCGAAGGTTGTGTGTGATTTTCagaattttgtatttttttgatatttttattgaaaattcAAATACTTTGCTAATctgtttttattaaaaatttgCAGGGAGTTCTGGTACTTCGAGACATTCCTCGCATGTTTGGAATTATTTTTCGAGACAAGCAACACCGGACGATCCACAAGAAGAAGAATAATTTGAATAGTTGATAAAATATTTTTGCCatctatttttaaaatttgttatgttttgtattttatttaaaatgtaaacacggtttgttccgtttttttagagaggagtcctctcaaatcaattgtaacattttttaattaataaaatttatagaggTACCGTCCTCTTTTCCTTATTAACATGTTAGTTTTATAAATTCGAGAAAAAAACACAAatttgaaaagaaaaattgaagatAGAAAAAAAAATAGGTTCCTCTTTCTGCACCTTCAGTAATATAGTCACTCATTGCAAAACAAactttgtttttcaaaaataacaaatttgttttgattattttatcaaataaaaatGTTAAAATGTGTTAAAAATCGAAAATGATATTAATTGAACATAATTGAAAATGTTatctaaatatataattttgattCTAGCCGTACAAGTTtacataaataaaaatatatatttatcatTTTGTGATTGAATCACAGACACAGTTGACACTTGATAGTTTGTACATGTACattcataataaaaaaaattaaagaaacaaCTGAGTGGAGTAGGGGACCACTTGCTTTGCTGCCACCAGTTGCCACTTGCACTACCATTTTCTGCCATATAGAAACAGTCAACAAGCACCACAAACTCGTCTGGATTCGCCAATTCGCGGTTAACCGGCTCGTATTCGTGTAATTCGCCTAGCTCGCCTAATTCACGAGCCGATCCCGGATTACCGTTTTATCAAACCGGCACAGCTCGGCCCGGCTCATTCACTTCTACGTGCCGTTCACGAGTTACTTGGTAATTGAATCGTACCGCGGAAACTCGGCACGGCACGGCCGGCCCGATCGTCTGGCCACCTCTATCCACGGGTGGAAACGAGTCTTATCATTTTGAACGAAATTAGGCACGACCGACCCAATTTTTAAAAAAGCCTGAATATGTCTATTATGCCACGTTTTGGCATGACAAATACGCAGGAAGATATCACAACGCTCAGATTAAATCAGATAAAATTGGTAATTACCATATTAACGAAACTTATCCCTAAAGTCTCTTAAGGATAAGCCCAAATTTCACAGAACTGCGTAGGCTTGATCCAATATAAATTGGTACGCAGGCATCTTGGCAAAGGGATCCGATACAACGAGACAAATCGAGACACCTCCCAAGTCCAGCCCCTCTTTTTCATAAACCCTAATCTCACAATTACACACAAATCGCTCTAATATTCCAGTATCCCTCTGATTTCGTGTTGTTACGAAATTCCTCCAAcaacatttggcgctagaaggaggggcctTTAATTATTCGTGGAGGACtgataatatttaaaaaattatacaCACATGATTCCACGCTTTGGGTGAATGACACGGGGGATCGATATGGGCGGCGGCTGTCCTACACGCTGGTGAATGACGTAAGTCCGAATAGGTTAAGGCGGTTGAATAGTATCAAAGTGTTACTCTATGGTCAACCAGGAATGACGGCTacattaaaataaaaaaaaggcAACGGCGCTGATTTCAATTTCGGACCAAAACTCACCGGGGAGTCAACAAGGTCGATGCTTCAACAAAACATTATTACGTACACGGACAAAGGAAAAAATGAGATAAAAGTTTATGGTGGCGGGACCCAAtagcaagaaattgctgataaATAAAGGAATTGCTCAGGTTATATACCACCGGAAGAAAAACAAAGGAAAAATACCAGCAGCTTGGAGATTGGCGATGATCAATTCGCATGGAGGTGGCTATCACGCGATTCCAAAATCTTAGCAGCCCACTGAAGTCGACGAAAAATAAAGATAAGTtcaatattaatttatttttattgtCCGATTTATTTCTGCGTATTAAATATTATGTAATCATGCATTAATATTATGTTTTTGAATATTTTATGCTAacaaatatttattatttaaaattcgGCGCGGGTGATATTTGTTGTAGTTAAAATTATTGCGCCATTTTAATTTTAGACGACGcgtatatttttgaaaatatcgTACGAGATATTTATTTGAGAGAATTGTTGATTTTTAGAAGATCGTACGAACTGCATCTTTTggaaaaatatattatatatgcGTGATGCATAATTTTGGGAAAATATTTAAGAAAGAGCATTATTTTTGGGAAAAATAAATATTGCGACAATTTTAAATTGGCATATTTATTATGTTTGAATTGCGTTTAAAATATTTTGCATATATTGTCGCGATAATACATATATGTcgaaaaatattttcaaacttgtGAATGGAAATTGCTATGTTGGGTAGCTGAGACAACCACTTGGAACGATATACACTACCGATTGTGAACTTGTATTGTTGACACCTTACGCCTAGATAGGCAGAAAGATTACAAACGGAAAGATTGAAGGTACGAGCTCACCTTATCTCAAGTATGGAAAGAGATTCAAGGTGCGAGTTCACCTTATCTTAAGTACAGAAAGAGATTGAAGGTCGGGAGTTCCACCTTATCTTTTGCTGAAGGCATGTTTGTTGATTTTGGTGCATTCATATAATACTAGTAGTTCACCTCAATAATACTATTTTACAATCGGCTGTTATATCTATCTTGAAGTGTGTACCAAGGTCCAACTTAACATCATTGTTCGCAATGGATTTATAAATTTGTGCTCGCATAACCACAAACAAGGAAAATATGTGTCTTTTTCGGATCTTGCATGGTCTCGCACGTGCATTTGCATAATTGTTTTGAGCACGAAGGTGCTCTATGTTATGTACTAAACTCTGATTTTTAGTTGTTTCAGCGATCGAAGAATGTTTAGTTCTCCACTGCAGCAAGCTACACTGAAGAActgggggtagttgttataccacGTTTTGTCATGATAAAtactttttaataattttataatttattaattattaattctgTTTAATAATTAATTGCTTAAGGCCCAAGTTATCCTCTCTCTGAAACGAGAAAAAAATCAATTTCAATAAATCAATAACGGAAAATATCTTTTAATGATATTCTTCAAATCAGGAAGATATCACAACGCTTAGATTAAATCAGATAAAATTGGTAATTACCATATTAACGAAACTTATCCCTAAAGTTTCTTAAGGATAAGCCCAAATTTCACAGAACTGCGTAGACTTGATCCAATATAAATTGGTACGCAGACATCTTGGCtagggctgtcaaaaaaattcgaaaaatccgatattcgtccgaaaaatcTGCATCCGTATCCGAGAAAAAGCGAATATTATTCGTATCCGAGAAAAAACGtatattatccgtatccgaattcggcatattcgaatccgaaactaaatacatatatgatatttaaattatataaatatataattatatataatttaaaatttatttttttagtttatagtgtgtgtaaatgtattaaataataagtttatacaaattttatataatgtacacatactttatacatatataaatatattatttgtatttaatcataaaaaatattcTATTATCATCGTCAAAACGGTAAGGGcaacaaaaaaattcaaaaaatctgATATTCGTCCGAAATATCCACGTTCGTATCCGAGaaaaaacggatattatccgtatccgaaataaagcagatattatccgtattcgaatccgacGATTGCGGATGCGGATACAGATATAGGCatatccgtatccgaattatccgtttgacagccctAATTCTTGGCAAAAGGATCCGATACAACGAGACAAATCGAGACACCTCCCAAGTCCGACCCCTCTTTTTCATAAACCCAAATCTCACAATTACACACAAATGGCTCTAATATTCCAATAACCCTCCGATTTCGTGTTGTTACGAAATTTCTCCAACAACAATGTCCTTTTAAAAATCCGGATTTTTTAAAATCTGGCTCATCCGATATCAATATTTGTGCATATCCAAAGTGTAACATATAGATTTAATATGTGGCTGAGTTGGGCTGAATGGAATATGGGCCAAACAAAAGAAATCAATGGCGCGTTAATGTCTTGGCGCCTTTGTTAGTAAGCCCCCGCTTTGTAATTTTATAGGAATAGGGTGGTAGGGTGGGTTCCTTCGAGAGGGAGAGAAACTCGCTCAGTGACAGTGGGTCAACTCGGAGAACTCGCTCAGTGAGCAGACTCGGGAGAGAATCGTGTGATGACTCGAATTTGTACGAGGAATGAATAGGGTGATTGAGCAACTCAGTGTGTGGACTCGGACTGAGTCGGTTGATTTTCTGGTGCACACCACCTGTTTGAGCAAGTGTCTCAAAGACAAGCGAGGTTGGGTGACTCAAGATGATATATTCAACAAGCTGAAATGGATGAGTTGCTGAGTCGACTCGTTTCTCATCTGGGTTTGCCGATAGTTTGGACTTTGGTGCAGCGGATATAGTGAGAAAGCAATGAGATAAACCGGGAAAAAATACGAGGTTCAATGAGATTTTGAATAATATGTTCTGCGATTTCCTACTCGTAAACTGTACGTGTTTTgcaaatttttattaaaataatgatGTTTATGCCAGATGAAtcacaaaataatatatcttGCATTATTTCACgtaatatttaataattacagAACTTAAATATATTCCACGAGTACACGAAAAATAAGGACTCCATGTAACTTGACTCGTGATATAGATAATGTCCGTTTTAACTAGAACCATGCTTAGTTAGTTAGTTGGAATGTTTTAGTTTTAGTTTTAGTACTAAAATATGAAAAGGACAGAAAAAAGTTGCATGACATGTCTTCAAGATTAAATTAGTTGACTTCTAGGTTTTAGTCTACCCCGCGTTTTGCAAAAGTTGATCGACTTGAGAACTGGTTCTTGTTTTTGTGCTCAGTCACACAAGATTTGTTCTGTACAGAAACCAAGTCTTCTGGATTGTGTTCCATTCTATTTCAGTATTAGCAGCGCGAGAAATTcttgttttaaattatttttttttaaaaacttgtgtTCGAATGACAGAAAATTCTAACGGGATTGTGATTCTCATCACTTTATTGAATGTATTGGTTTATAAGCTCCAGAAACTTCAAGATGCGCAGCAAACGAAAACGAAGCTCGAAGAAGCAGAGAAAACCAAGCTCCAGGAAGCAGAGAAAACAAATGTCCAAGAAGCAGAGAAAAGCGATGGTTTGCCGTTTTCTTTACCAACATTGTGTCGTCGTTTTCCACTTGAAGTCATCCAGTCGGCAACAGATAACTTTTCGGAGGAACTGGTGATTGGAAAAGGTGGCTTCGGGAATGTTTACAAAGGGACGATGGACTTTGGAGAGAGAAAAGTTGCTGTGAAGCGGCGGAAATTAGATTCTAAGCAAGGAGTTGAGGAGTTTCACTCGGAGATTGAGATGCTTTCCAAGATTCAACACTGTAATATAGTCTCCCTTATTGGTTATTGTGCTGACAATGAGGAAATGATCCTAGTTTATGAATATATGCCTCGTCAAACCCTTGCAGATCATTTGTATAAAAGGACCAGAAAAGGTGACAAGTCTTTATCCTCGTTATCATGGGTGCAACGCCTTAAGATTTGCATTGGGGCAGCTCATGGTCTAGGCTACCTTCACACTGGTACAGGCACCGAGAACAGAGTTATACACAGAGATGTGAAGGCTGAAAACATTCTGCTGGATGAGAACCTTGCAGCTAAAGTTTCAGACTTTGGATTGTCCAAAACAGGTCCAGCAAATCAGACATGTACATATGTAAATACTGGTGTCAAAGGCACACACGGTTATCTAGATCCGTACTATGTCTTAGCTCACAGATTGACCAGAAAATCTGATGTCTATGCATTTGGTGTACTATTATTTGAGGTCTTATGTGGAAGACCAGCATTGGATAAGAGTCTGAACGAAGAGCAAATCAAATTAGCTGAATGGGCCCAACACTGCTTCGGAAAGGGACTCCTGGACCAGATAACTGATCCCTATATCAAAGGGGACATATCCTCTGAATCCTTAAATGTGTACGTGACCATTGCGATGAAGTGTTTAAATTTTCAACCCAAGCTCCGTCCAACTATGGCTGAGGTGGTTGTTAGTCTTGAGTCTGCATTGACATTTCAAGAAAAGAGTAAAGAATATACTTTAGTTGAGATAATGCCCGATGATTTTATGGAAGATGAAGATTGTTTAATTCGTGAGAGGAAAGACACTAATCACAAACATGAATATACAGGAAAAGGAAATACAGATTTTTCAAATGGTCTGCATCACAAAAAACAGACTTCTGCTACAAGAACATTCATGAAAAGGGAATATTTAGGAAAAGGaaatataaaattttcaaatgATTGGCATCGCAAAAAGCAGTCTTTTGCCACAAATAGGATCAGTTGTTTCCCTTCAGTTGCTACTTGGATATTCTCAGGTAAAACTAAACTCTTTATTTATCAATTGTTTACTCATATGCTGGGTGGCTGAAGGATTATTAGTGGTTTCAGTTGACTAGCCTGTGAATCCATCTTCCATTTGGAATTTGAAATATCTTTAACcacaaaaaattataaaaaaaaggTAACCATATAAAGGAAATGATTTGGCTCGTTATACTTATAGAAGAAGATTATGTGGATCCTTTGGTTGTATGCCATGGATATATTCGAGAAACTAATCCCTTAGTAACGATGGTAAAGATGATTTACTTATTTGTATTCTAAGATTATCTTAGAACACTCTCCAAACTATGTAAAAGTAGAACAAAAATCTCCCTACTAAAACTCTCCAACAAACTTCTCCCTAGAATTCCCGAAACTTAAGATGAAGATGACAAGATACCAGTCCATAAACACAAGTATTTCTACCAGGAAGAATAATGCTAGAGTAGTATATAGTATATACTCTTGTTGACAACTTACAACagtaattttttttttctctttttacTTGTCATTATGATATTTTGAGCATTTACTGGAATAATTCTTGTTAATGAGGTTAATTCCCTTTTTCAGTCAACCAAAATGCAAAGACATTACGAAACAGCACGGATGTGCTTCCAAGTACCACACTTGGGATCCAAGAAGAAATTCTGCAGTCATTAAAGTTAAAGAGGTTCACATTCAGTGATCTTAGTGCAGCCACCAGGAAGTTTCATCCTGACAGTGTAATTGGGAGAGGTGGTTTTGGTCCTGTTTTTAGGGGTTGGGTTGATGAAAAAACATTAGTTGCTGCAGATTGGGGCACTGGCCTTGTTATTGCAGTAAAGGAATTATCTTCAACAAGCCGCCAAGGTCACTTGGAGTGGCTGGTTAGTagtgttctttctttctactcCTACCGTGCTCTTTTTTTTAAGATATGCAGCAAAAAACACCTCAAGTCTTGGGTGTGAGAACAGATTAATCAGTAGAGTTTAGAGTAGATCTGCCATTAGTCAAACTTACCCTTATGAGCAAATATTATGATTAAGCTTTAAAGGATTATTAAAAGGCTAAATGACCTTTTAGCCCCCTTTTTACCGTTACCGGTATAAGTCGGATGGGCAAAAAAGACATTTACCCTCCGAGTTGTACCGTTATGGGTCAAAAGGTACATTTCTCATAACTTGAGGGTGAAAAAGTACATTTCTTACATATTTATCATATCTATTAGCCCTTAAAATATATTATGGTGTAccttttttttgctaaattaccTTTTAACCCTTAAGGTATAAGAAATGTAtcttcttttttttttgctaataaGAAATGTACCTTTTAACCCTCAAGATATAAGAAATGTACTTTTTGACCCATAACGGTACAACTCGGAGGAGGGTAAATATTTTTTTTGCCCCTCTTATTTATACCGGTAACGGTAAAAAGGGGGCTAAAGGGTACGAAATCTCATACCTTTGGGTTTAAAAGGTACGAGTTCAAATATTTAGGGTATATTGCTTTATATTTTAAGGGTTAAAAGGTCATTAAGCCTTATCAAAATTCAAAAATATGTCATATTTGTACTAAACTTTAATGAGACAATCAAATAAATCTTAAAATTCTATATTTTGAATTCTAGAAAAATGTAATATTTATATATGATTTAAGAAAATTCAATATTTGgatgaatttttttatttaacaAATTATAGGATGTCAAATCAATTCTATATGTTCAAATCGTCAACTCAAAAAATATAGTAGGATATTTTTAACttcatttattgttgttaatgcATAAGTAATGATGGGTCTTCAATTAATTAAAACTTGATATGATGAAATAAAATAAccttaaaaattaataaattattcaTCTTTTATATAGTATTTTTATATTAATGCATGGTCCATTACATGCAAGAGATTTTACAAATTTTGTGGATTaatacatgattttttttatGTAATTATATAGTTGTACAAtctttttaattaaatttttagatCCTTATCAAGCTCAAATTTTGAAATTAcatttctttcattgacagtaAAACCTAAACTTAAGAACTAATCTAGTAATTTGAGTAATTTTAAATAGGTGCTCAAACTTAGGGGTGTTTTCTTTTTGTAAGGAGGGGTATTATTATTATATGTCAAGAGTATTTGAAATTCAAGTACGCTAGCTGGATAACTCTGTGCCATCTCTTTGACTACAGACAGAAATCAAATGTCTGGTGAAACATTCTCATCCTAATCTTGTGAAATTGATTGGTTACTGCTCAGAAGAGGATCATCGACTTCTTGTATATGAGTTCATACATCGAGGAGATTTTAATAATCATCTATTCAGGAGTGAGTTTCACAATCATATTTCATCTAATCCAGTCAAATAATTCGTTTTAGAAAACCATTATGTATGTGCATAGACAATATCTTTTCCCGATATAGTTGAGTTGTGACATAGCTACTTTCTACTTGATTCAATTTGAAGCAGGGGGGTCTGACATTCAACCGCTCTCTTGGAAACTTCGTATGAGTATGGCACTTGGAGCAGCAAAGGGGCTTGCATATCTTCACAGTCCAGAAGTAAATGTGATTCACCGTGATATCAAATTATCCAACATATTGATTGATTCTGTATGTAGAACAGATGATGGTTAAAATTTACTGTCGACCAGTGTTCCCATAAAAAATACAGTATTCCCTTACGACTTTCTATTACTAGCAGAATTACAATGCAAAGCTCTCTGATTTTGGGTTGGCTAAAGACGGACCAGAACATGAAGAAACCCACGTGTCTACACTTGTTCGCGGAACATTTGGTTATCTAGATCCGCAATATTACCATTCAGGTTACTATTTCACATAAACTTATGTTAAAAAATTTAGCACATTGCAATTATATATCGCACTTTTGGTGGACAGTAGATTGCAATTATCTGGAATCATGCAGGGGGTAGAAAGATGTCACAGCACGCACTCCATTCAGTTTGTAGCTTTCCTGATCCCCAATCTCTTCTGATAAAATAGGCTCTATAACGAtgaaaaccgatgtctatggcTTTG is a window from the Apium graveolens cultivar Ventura chromosome 1, ASM990537v1, whole genome shotgun sequence genome containing:
- the LOC141677107 gene encoding uncharacterized protein LOC141677107 isoform X4; amino-acid sequence: MDFGERKVAVKRRKLDSKQGVEEFHSEIEMLSKIQHCNIVSLIGYCADNEEMILVYEYMPRQTLADHLYKRTRKGDKSLSSLSWVQRLKICIGAAHGLGYLHTGTGTENRVIHRDVKAENILLDENLAAKVSDFGLSKTGPANQTCTYVNTGVKGTHGYLDPYYVLAHRLTRKSDVYAFGVLLFEVLCGRPALDKSLNEEQIKLAEWAQHCFGKGLLDQITDPYIKGDISSESLNVYVTIAMKCLNFQPKLRPTMAEVVVSLESALTFQEKSKEYTLVEIMPDDFMEDEDCLIRERKDTNHKHEYTGKGNTDFSNGLHHKKQTSATRTFMKREYLGKGNIKFSNDWHRKKQSFATNRISCFPSVATWIFSVNQNAKTLRNSTDVLPSTTLGIQEEILQSLKLKRFTFSDLSAATRKFHPDSVIGRGGFGPVFRGWVDEKTLVAADWGTGLVIAVKELSSTSRQGHLEWLTEIKCLVKHSHPNLVKLIGYCSEEDHRLLVYEFIHRGDFNNHLFRTGGSDIQPLSWKLRMSMALGAAKGLAYLHSPEVNVIHRDIKLSNILIDSNYNAKLSDFGLAKDGPEHEETHVSTLVRGTFGYLDPQYYHSGSITMKTDVYGFGVVLLEILTGRRAIEHDLPIEHRSLVSWAHSRLSEEHVISDIMDADIKGQYTVRAAIKASSLALKCTSLRRESRPDAKQIVEELEQLLDLVNLENMNNQVNPTENDLSKSSASSSTPSQHVSQPPDVGFTSSIRPSKIASHKMREGKWSIKKSLGMNKRAKINEDWGWGSKEKVNMQRGISPLGHFLSERAMMSLAPGSWVDDRIVYMYMALLHQREQDIQYGNIWERKSIYYFMDPYFMVLGMKHVESIKTAKKGDNEEKKAWDKAQHNFSGFVTATVGPSAIEADYIFIPCCIREAHWVLFIFSVKSFEVVLLDSMNDNPDYPREKEVVTWLLPKLFGKLYPNHGIEYECVPCHFVRDRPTQQNSDDCGVFVMKYMDFMLQGYDITTLEPWSQDLVETFRYRIAMELQNGKARQISNDRMRKRLQNFNNG
- the LOC141677107 gene encoding uncharacterized protein LOC141677107 isoform X3, with protein sequence MTENSNGIVILITLLNVLVYKLQKLQDAQQTKTKLEEAEKTKLQEAEKTNVQEAEKSDGLPFSLPTLCRRFPLEVIQSATDNFSEELVIGKGGFGNVYKGTMDFGERKVAVKRRKLDSKQGVEEFHSEIEMLSKIQHCNIVSLIGYCADNEEMILVYEYMPRQTLADHLYKRTRKGDKSLSSLSWVQRLKICIGAAHGLGYLHTGTGTENRVIHRDVKAENILLDENLAAKVSDFGLSKTGPANQTCTYVNTGVKGTHGYLDPYYVLAHRLTRKSDVYAFGVLLFEVLCGRPALDKSLNEEQIKLAEWAQHCFGKGLLDQITDPYIKGDISSESLNVYVTIAMKCLNFQPKLRPTMAEVVVSLESALTFQEKSKEYTLVEIMPDDFMEDEDCLIRERKDTNHKHEYTGKGNTDFSNGLHHKKQTSATRTFMKREYLGKGNIKFSNDWHRKKQSFATNRISCFPSVATWIFSVNQNAKTLRNSTDVLPSTTLGIQEEILQSLKLKRFTFSDLSAATRKFHPDSVIGRGGFGPVFRGWVDEKTLVAADWGTGLVIAVKELSSTSRQGHLEWLTEIKCLVKHSHPNLVKLIGYCSEEDHRLLVYEFIHRGDFNNHLFRTGGSDIQPLSWKLRMSMALGAAKGLAYLHSPEVNVIHRDIKLSNILIDSNYNAKLSDFGLAKDGPEHEETHVSTLVRGTFGYLDPQYYHSGSITMKTDVYGFGVVLLEILTGRRAIEHDLPIEHRSLVSWAHSRLSEEHVISDIMDADIKGQYTVRAAIKASSLALKCTSLRRESRPDAKQIVEELEQLLDLVNLENMNNQVNPTENDLSKSSASSSTPSQHVSQPPDVGFTSSIRPSKIASHKMREGKWSIKKSLGMNKRAKINEDWGWGSKEKVNMQRGISPLGHFLSERAMMSLAPGSWVDDRIVYMYMALLHQREQDIQYGNIWERKSIYYFMDPYFMVLGMKHVESIKTAKKGDNEEKKAWDKAQHNFSGFVTATVGPSAIEADYIFIPCCIREAHWVLFIFSVKSFEVVLLDSMNDNPDYPREKEVVAYAAKQR